A genomic region of Homalodisca vitripennis isolate AUS2020 chromosome 5, UT_GWSS_2.1, whole genome shotgun sequence contains the following coding sequences:
- the LOC124363108 gene encoding prohibitin-2-like, with the protein MAQSKFTDMANRLGNNPKGLGTGLKILAAAGAAVYGISQSMFTVEGGHRAIIFSRLGGIQNDIYTEGLHFRIPWFQYPIIYDIRSRPRKISSPTGSKDLQMVSIGLRVLSRPNASKLPEMYRQLGLDYDEKVLPSICNEVLKSVVAKFNASQLITMRQQVSLKVRQELIERAQDFNIILDDVSITELSFGKEYTAAVEAKQVAQQEAQRAVFVVERAKQERQQKIFQAEGEAEAAKMLGIAVGQNPGYLKLRKIRAAQSISRTIANSQNKVYLSGSALMLNINDPAFDDLSEKLKSPRPYFSPQPARGGGGEVNAAVTDTVQQTAAQIVTSRA; encoded by the exons ATGGCCCAATCAAAATTTACTGATATGGCTAATCGATTAGGAAATAATCCAAAGGGCTTAGGGACTGGCTTGAAAATACTTGCTGCTGCTGGTGCAGCAGTGTATGGAATAAGTCAGTCAATGTTCACAG TTGAAGGTGGTCACAGAGCTATAATATTCAGCAGGTTAGGTGGTATCCAGAACGACATCTATACAGAAGGACTACATTTTAGGATACCATGGTTCCAGTATCCAATCATTTACGATATCAG GTCCAGGCCAAGGAAAATTTCTTCTCCTACTGGCTCAAAAGATTTACAGATGGTATCAATAGGTCTCCGAGTCCTGTCACGACCAAACGCTTCCAAGCTCCCAGAGATGTATCGACAGTTAGGTCTGGACTACGATGAGAAAGTGTTGCCGTCAATCTGTAACGAAGTCCTAAAATCAGTCGTTGCCAAATTCAATGCCTCACAGTTAATAACAATGAGACAACAG GTATCATTGAAAGTGAGACAAGAGCTGATAGAGAGAGCCCAAGACTTCAACATCATTCTAGATGATGTTTCCATCACAGAACTGAGCTTCGGCAAGGAGTACACAGCTGCAGTAGAGGCCAAACAG GTAGCTCAACAAGAAGCACAGAGAGCAGTCTTCGTAGTCGAGAGAGCAAAACAAGAAAGACAACAAAAAATTTTCCAAGCTGAGGGTGAAGCAGAAGCTGCCAAGATG TTGGGTATAGCTGTTGGACAGAACCCTGGTTACCTGAAACTGAGGAAAATCCGAGCAGCTCAGAGCATTTCTCGAACG ATTGCCAACTCCCAGAACAAGGTCTACCTCAGTGGATCAGCTCTTATGTTGAACATCAATGACCCTGCTTTTGACGACCTCAGTGAGAAGCTTAAAA GCCCGCGGCCATATTTCTCACCCCAACCGGCCAGGGGGGGTGGCGGGGAGGTGAATGCGGCTGTGACCGACACTGTCCAACAAACGGCGGCGCAGATAGTCACCAGTCGGGCGTAA